In one Natronosalvus amylolyticus genomic region, the following are encoded:
- the nadC gene encoding carboxylating nicotinate-nucleotide diphosphorylase, with protein sequence MITHGQIERWLDEDIGHHDVTNDVPGETTGRLVAKEAGTVAGLEAGRAVFEYLGVTVLETVGSGTVIEPGDVVLRVEGPARDVLRGERVAVNLVGHASGIATRTAAVVDAARVESETVTIAATRKTTPGLRGLEKRAVVAGGGDTHRLDLSHMVMIKDNHIAEMGLERAIEHFQETASFATKLDVEVESTDDAIRAANAGADIILLDNFTPEELREAVDTLECDLEPAVAEHVLTEASGGITLETVGDYAATGVDIISMGSLTHSAPSLDLSFRTG encoded by the coding sequence ATGATCACCCACGGACAGATCGAACGGTGGCTGGACGAAGACATCGGCCACCACGACGTCACGAACGACGTGCCGGGGGAAACGACCGGTCGACTCGTCGCCAAAGAAGCCGGTACCGTCGCCGGTCTCGAGGCCGGTCGTGCCGTCTTCGAGTATCTCGGTGTGACGGTTCTCGAAACGGTCGGCTCGGGAACCGTGATCGAACCGGGTGACGTCGTTCTCCGTGTCGAGGGGCCGGCACGGGACGTCCTTCGCGGCGAGCGTGTCGCCGTCAACCTCGTCGGCCACGCGTCCGGTATCGCAACCCGGACGGCGGCAGTCGTCGACGCCGCTCGAGTCGAATCCGAAACCGTCACCATCGCCGCGACACGCAAAACGACGCCCGGGCTGCGCGGCCTCGAGAAACGGGCGGTCGTCGCCGGCGGGGGCGATACCCACCGTCTCGACCTCTCGCACATGGTCATGATCAAGGACAACCACATCGCCGAGATGGGCCTCGAGCGCGCTATCGAGCACTTCCAGGAAACGGCTTCGTTCGCGACCAAACTCGACGTCGAAGTCGAATCCACCGACGATGCAATCCGGGCCGCTAACGCCGGGGCCGACATCATCTTGCTCGATAACTTCACTCCGGAGGAGCTTCGCGAGGCCGTCGACACCCTCGAGTGCGACCTCGAGCCAGCCGTCGCCGAGCACGTGCTAACCGAAGCTAGCGGGGGAATCACGCTCGAGACGGTCGGCGACTACGCGGCCACTGGCGTCGACATCATCTCGATGGGGTCGCTCACCCACTCCGCGCCGTCGCTCGATCTGTCTTTTCGGACGGGATAG
- a CDS encoding GNAT family N-acetyltransferase: MSSLQIRPARPADAARVARLYRQAYASAAALGFPSRMTEIDAETVGDWLEADARTLLAFDEEDEPIATVRLLEEREEPYLERLAVRPDRQGEGIASTLVGRMERYARNHGYACIQLTTFDEHPFLLEWYRDRGYEPIEYHERPERSYDFVTMEKPLE, translated from the coding sequence GTGTCATCCCTCCAGATTCGACCCGCACGGCCAGCTGATGCAGCCCGTGTAGCGAGGCTGTACCGTCAGGCCTATGCGAGCGCAGCTGCCCTCGGGTTTCCCTCTCGTATGACCGAAATCGACGCCGAAACCGTCGGCGACTGGCTCGAGGCCGACGCACGAACCCTGCTGGCGTTCGACGAGGAAGACGAACCCATCGCGACCGTTCGGCTCCTCGAGGAACGCGAGGAACCGTATCTCGAGCGGCTGGCGGTACGACCCGACAGACAGGGCGAGGGAATCGCTTCGACGCTGGTCGGTCGAATGGAGCGCTATGCGCGAAATCACGGCTACGCCTGTATCCAGTTGACGACGTTCGACGAGCATCCGTTCTTGCTCGAGTGGTACCGCGATCGAGGATACGAACCGATCGAATACCACGAACGGCCCGAGCGATCGTACGATTTCGTGACGATGGAAAAGCCACTCGAGTGA